tgTAGTttttgctaaccacaacgcataaaaacaggcgcttgtccgtctgtagtgtggttatattaaatataagagaaagagagaactttaagaaattaatatagccactacagtgaccatcaaaaccatgaaaaaaatattgctgtaaacagtttattttgcgacaccacgaaacaaacgatagtgtaaaatgaaacgatagacgtttttatatcatcatccgatatatatcgttatatgaACAGCCCTAGTTCACTGAAATGTAATTAAAGACCAATACAAACTTAATGAAAAATACTTGATTCCcttaaagtttaaaacaaaaaaaaccgtTGTCACCATTTGTACTCGATCATGTGACATCCTAAAAGTCTTCATAAAGAAGCCCTGAAAAGAAACTTTTTCCACAAGCAGCAACTTCCAGAAACAACGGCAGACAAGCCGAGAAGCTGCAGCTCCTGTTGTGGCCGCTTGAATAAGCAGCAACTTAACAGAAACTTAAAAGCAGAAATCAGCATTTTACAGCCCGacacaaaaacaacttttaatttCCACATATAGTTTTCACATATGATCAACGaattttatttatgcttttaCGAACAAAAAGTTCTATGAATAAAGCCGTGAAAGATGCATATAAAAAGTACATGAGGAAAGAAATCAACTGACAATGATTCTAAATCTGAGTTGTGGTTTTTTCTTCACTTATTTTGAGAATAAgactttaaaatatatgaatTACACAATTCTACACACTTTTACTGTACAGACATTTATAGTTCCACAAAATTatactggggaaaaaaacagacgCTATGTAAGCAAAATAGTACATCACTTTCActgacacatgaaaaaaaaaaaaaactaaaaataaaataaataggatGTAAAAGTCCCCTGAACAAATCCTCATCGTGGTCTTATTTCAGATGCAGTAAACCACAGAACTATGAGGCAACTTCAGAAACTTAAAAGCGCTGACagagtaaaatatttaaaaaggaagAGTGCGATATAGTGAGCATCAGTAAACCAGACAGGGAACGACCACAAACAGAAGTTTTACTGTAGCTCGCTGGGAGTGCAAATGGCCTGTGCCTGTCTCTCGCTGCAAACCTTAGTAAGTTAACTAACTAATTAAATACATATAAGCTTTAAAGCACTGATATTATGTGAGCATCATCAGCCACAGTGAGGCAAAACACCTTCAAACACACAATCTCCGTGGACACAACTACACTAAAACGCATTTTCCGTACGACGGCCCGGACCCAACAGCAGGACCTGTATCTGTGTGCAGGTAGATACGGGAGGAGCACTGCCAGCGCCCTACACGGTGACCTCCAGCGGGCAAGTTTCTGACAAACTGTCAGGAACAGACTCCATGAGAGTGGCGTGGAGGCCCGATGCGCAGCTCGACTGGGATCCCTGAAGTTTAACTCGCTTTGTGTTACACTGTGATAATCGAGTGTAccttaattaattttttaacagCGTATATTCTGTTCGGTTTACTTGTCTTTTAAACATtacatcttttctttctctctttccattTCCAGCCTTCGTTGTAACTTCTTAACTCTCTTTGTAAAGCACCCTGAAGCCTCTGATTAAAACCCAATTGTGACACCTTGTGGGAAAATACATTACTGCAGTTTTACTGTTTAATATTTTGGGCAAAAATAATTGTAGATCACAATTTTCAAGCTGAAAAccatcagatttaaaaaaaaaaaaaaatcttgctcTGTAACTACTGAGCTGTGTGCATATATCACATGTAAGTAATAACGCTGGTTTTATAACCTTCTAAATTTCCAAGTTACAGAGGCAGGCGAGTCAGTTTCACATGCATGGTTATGTTGTCATAGATAATTTGATAATATAACAGAGCTGAAGGCATTTTTGGGTCAGGAGAAAACAACTTGGAATTACCTAAACTGCTAAATTACAAAATGAAAGTCCTTTCTTACCCCCGGAGAACATGTCCTTATTGACCTCGAGCAGCACGGCCACCCCGATGTTGTCTTTGGTCATCACTCTGTTCAGCATGACCTCTGAACCCTCAGAGTTAGCCATGGCTACCTGATTGAACTCCACAGTGTGTTTCTGGATCAAAGTGAACCTGTGAGAGAAtcaaacaagcagcagaaatgtccATGAGGGCTTTGAAAATGCACTAGTTCCATATGAAAAGTTTTTCCTCCTTTAAATCTGCTCCTCGTCCTTCATTTTTCCTGGCTCAGAGAGAACCAGGCTGGGCGACTACAAAGGAAAGTAAATGCAAACAGGCTGCGATGAGTCTGTGATGCAGTCTCCCTGTTGTTTGTGACCATTTCTAAATAGATCACATGAAAAATCATACATCATAAAACACAGCGAGCTGAGCTCCATCTATGGCAAAGATTACccaaaaatgacatatttatagtaataatataattataataataaaatacattttatagctgaaactggaaaaaacaaaacaaaaacaaaaccccaaaaaacaacttGAGCTTAGATTTTAATAAGAggaaatttttttctttatgtagaAAAACTTTTCATCAAATGTGTTCACACAGTTTCAAATCATCACGGCCAACATAAAGGCATGTTTTATAacgtgtagggatgggtaccggtatcctgacataaacggtagtaaccagaccgaaaagcagcgcacatttcggtgctttattttttcctgagctgtgatacactttagattctagccaatcattttacgtttccgaggatagtaggcgggtccaggtacgtacgttcttttagagcagagctacagattaaaaactcCAAGaggaagcggtcaaaagtctggctgtacttcacagcaaaagaggcaaactcagcagcctgcaacaagtgctttaatgtgatactgtgcaaaggaggtaactcctcgaatctgatgaaacacctggtgaTGCATAgcgcgccgtatttgatagcttgctgcgagacctcacaccgagcacatctactgcgggtgtggtgcctgttatcggacccggagttagcaacatcccccaaaaacccgaagagcagagtcctggcccctagccctgccagtgtagcagaaatgatgacggatgatgatgcagcagcagccgttcttctctgcgcgagtagcttaatgttgttcgtgtgtaatttacattgagtaggctaaccacgttattacattaatgcatgtgaggtgaactaggtcgtagttacatgcggctgtcttcttgtttgatggcagatactcccttcaccctggccaaaaaggctaaaatgaccaaagaaaaagtgggaaacagttaaacatgagaggtttttggacaaagtttgtgtttttttccattgtttaagcactgcttccagccaagagtgatgccataaatcctctatagctgcagaaaaggctaacattgttatctttctacaaaaaaaaaaaaacaaaaaccagctgaacatgagaggtttttggaccaattttgtgttcttcattctttaagcaccggttcgagcaccgtttaagcaccagcaccgtttcaaaagtaccggtttggtactggtatcggataaaacctaaacgatacccatccctagtaacATGTATAAAATAAAGCTCTTAAACCCACTTCTCAGTCTTGAAGAACACGGCACAGCCGTCCACATGTTTCCTCTCCTGTTCTGAAACCAGTTTGGCACGAGATTTTGGACAGAAGTAGCCGTCATAGCCGCGCTCCTTTAGTGTTTCCAGAAACAACATGTAGTACTGCTCCGTCTCCACCTcctgcaaaaaacacacaaggtaAGAAAAGTCACGTAAAGGAGCAGATGAGATATACAGGGAACgcacacaacattaaaacactgacaggtgaagtgaacaCCACTGAGGAAACCTTGTAAACTGGATAAGGAAGGGCTCAAAGTCATAACCAGGGTTCTTGTACTATTTAAAGATACACATCAGTGCTTTTAAGATCTAAGTAAATACAATTACTTGTGGCTACCAGTGTGGCCCCTCAGTCTCCGAGTAGATACAAGCTCTGAAttatcacattcacaacttTGGGGTGTCCACGCAACCTGCCCGGTGATGACGACACCCCATCAACTTTTCACGGTTGTGGGGTTAAAAACTAAGGATGAACATTCTGATTCCTTGATTTTCACTCATGACTGTAAGTGTACTTCACTCAAAAACGCCAGTGAAGTCAAAACGAGCAGTCAAAGCCGTCATGATTTACTAAAGAGATGAACGCTGGTATTTTTGCTGTGGCTTTATCGGAGGAAAAAACTTTGAAAGGATAATTAAATCACAGAAACATGATTTAAGAAGGCAAAATTTGCCATGTTTGATGAATGAAAGGGGAGTGCATCATAATGATTAAATGGTGCAGGTGGATGGCTCAGAGCTCTGTGTGCAGTGCATGAGTTTTAGCTCCATCCTGTTCCTCACGTCTCTCAGATCCATACAAGATTGAAACGGCTGCCAAAATCTAGAAATTATCGGTATGCATGTGGCACAGTCACTGTATCATTTTATTAATATGCAGCTTTGTCAGGGTCTGATGATaaatagtgttttgtttctcttctgCATGTCCTGCAGGTTAGCTGTTACACAGATGGACTAGTTGGTAATATACAGCACTTCTCAGGGAAGTTTCCACTCAGTGGAAAATAAAGCCAGCTTTGTATGGGCAGGATTAATCAGTAACATCTACCTCTTTATCTTCAATACACAATGGCTCGGTTGTGCTGACAGGTGAACGCTGGATACTGTGGATTGATCCAAGCAGTTTACAGCAGCTCTGCACACAGTCTAATGATTAGAGCGGAGAATAGTCCGAAGAATAATAACAACCTTTGTTGACACGATTGTGGGGGAATCACCTCAGGGGACGGACAGATGGCTACAGAAGGCAATGGCGCCAATtaaaaatgttagaaaaaaCACAGCCAGACAAAAGCAGGCTCATTTTAGTTcatctttattgtttttgttcagaTTTCGAAAGCATTTCTTTAACTGCAAAAATGGGTCCAATGCCTTGTGCACTGGAGAGCAGTCCGATCCCTGCCCTAGTGCATGAGGCTAAGAGGTGCTGGGAAGATGTAGCCTAGTTCACCTCAATCCACAGCACTGTGTCTGGATATACACATAGACAACCCCAATACTGATGTAACCAGATAACCATCTGAGTGGAAAGATAtccaaattattaaaaaatctcTTTGTGTAAGGTACACTATGGCTCCACCACAAATACTAGTAATATGCCGCAAAACAGTTAGTGAGGAAGATTTAAAGTATCTTACAAGGTGGTCTAGCTTTACCTGTAGGCTGATGATGTCAGCATCACCGCTGGTGATTTCCTCCATGATTCCCTTCTTCCTGTACTCCCAGTTTAAGGCCCAGGATGGACAGTAACCATACAGCTGTCGCGTGGCATACTTGTCGCACAGCACGTTGTAGCACATAACCGTGAACACAGCTACAGGGAGACAGAAGTAAAGTTTGCTAAATTACTGAATCATCTGAGAAAAGACACACGACACATCTGACAGTTATGAATGTAGTTTACCACGAACAGCCTGAATAATTATTCCCCAAACTCAgagtcagaatactttattaatccctaaggaaatcatgtggttacagttgctccaagacaataacagtaacagactgaactaaattaaataacacaacatattacaaagtttacaaaatataagaaacagCTCTACAAATAGCTCAGAACGGATCATCAATGGACTTTGCTAATGCTAACTTTAAGAAATCTGAATGTTTATCTCAGTTTCAAATTTATGAGCCAGTTTCAGTTGAAGCTTTTTCTGTCAATCAACACAGCCATAAAGCTAACGTTAAGCCTTACCAGAATCCAAATGGggaagttattaaaaaaaagaaatcttctcCAGGTACATCTGTTTTTCATCCCAGGCTGTAAAGGTGCTATTTAATGCTATAAAAATGCTGCTGGACAGTAtgcaagtttttattttatgcatgaTATCAATTTTTACTGCAGCCATAAGAGTGATTATAGAAAATACCCACAGTGGCTTATCCAGATTTTCAGACGTACATAATAGTACTATAACACGGCATGCTGGGTAATGCTGGGCTTTACGGATAACCTAAAGAGCATAAGAAGCCATCAGCTCATAAACGACTCACTCCCAGTGCCACGTTACTATATGAAGGAAACTTACCGGTGGGGATCATTTGGTCTCGCTCTTTCAGGGTGATCCAAGGTCTTTGGGGGAGCTGCTCTGGGTGCACTGGAAAAACAGGCCGGGATTAGCGCTCATTTGTGCGTGACAGACACAGTGGTTTACCTGCTATGATATACCTGCAGCGCTGAGGTCTACAAAAAACTGTTTGATAAAATATGCATGAGTTCTGATAAACAGATGAGGGGTGAGGTCATGCGTTGCAGAGCCGTTTACCTGCTAGATTGTCGAGCATGTAGTTCAAAAGCTTTCTGGTTCCATCTGGCTCCTGGTACAAATTGAGGATGTCTTGGGACAAAGGATTTCCTGCAAAtacgataagataagataactcgttattgtcattgcacagtcatacatagtacagtagtacaatgaaattggaaaactgtcctacgtcggcactacatataacacaacacgacacgacaCATGACAAcgcaacacagtatattaacttagtaataaaaaagaagaataagtgtatttgaattgcacactgttattattgcatcttgttataaatataaatattattattgttactgtttttaTCGTTGTtacctcccccccaaaaaagtccaGGGCGGtagccagtcaggtcagctatttgcattgatcagggctgttgccctgttgtaaaagctgtccttgagtctatttgttcgggacctcagcagcctgaacctcctgccagacggcagcagcttaaacacccggtgtcctgggtgtgtgcagtcccgtaggatgctgcgtgccctcttgagacagcgagtgctgtacaggtccttcagggagggaagaggatgtccaatgattttttgggccatgttgatgaccctctggagtgcctttctgtgtgctgtggtgcagctggagaaccacacaccaatgcaatatgtcagcacactttcaatggagcagcggtagaagacggtcagcagctccttcttcaggtccatttttctgaggattctcagaaagtggagacgctgttgggccttctttaagaccgcagaggtgttagagctccattggaggtctgtgtctatgtgcacacccagaaacttgaaactggagaccctttccacacactccccgttgatgctgacaggctgcagctcagacttcctccttctgaagtcaactaccagttcttgtgtcttggtggtattgaggtccaggttgttatctacacaccaatctgacagcctctgaacttcagctctgtatgccgtctcatctccccctgagatgaagtctctgatccagcggcAGGTGGTAGAAGGAAGTCCGatttccagcagtttatctattagtctgtccgggagtatcgtattgaaagcagagctaaagtcaacaaagagcagtCTGGTGTAACGGCCCTGcacttccaggtgagagatggtggtgtggagcgTTGTAGCAATGGCATCTTCAGTTGATCTATTAGCTCTGTATGCGAACTGGAGCGGGTCGAGTGTGGGTGGCAAGCAGGACATGATGTGACGTCGGACCAGTTTCTCGAAGCACTTCATTATAACAGGTGTTAGAGCAACTGGTCGGTAGTCGTTGAGGCTGCTAATGTTAGTACGCTTTGGCAGTGGGGCAATTGTGGCCGACTTTAGGCACGGCGGGATGCAGGACTGGGACAGTGAAGTGTTGAAGATCTTGGTGAAGACCCCAGCCAGCTGGTCTGCACACTCTTTTAGGACCCTTGCGGTTACCCCATCTGATCCGGCggccttcctggggttcactgccCTCCGTGTGCGCCTCACCTCATATTCCTGCACCATGAggcttgggctgctgctgctgtccgaTGCTTTTGCTGCTGCCGCCTCTGGTCCCTTCACCTCAAAATGTGCAAAGACGTGGTTCAGCTCCTCCGCAAGCGCCGCGTTACCCTCAGTCAACGTGGTATTGCAAGGTTTGTAGTTGGTTAAGTGCTGAACTCCCTGCCATACCTGTCGTGAGTTGTTGTTGCTGAAGTGGTCTTCGATCAAATGAATcagttttgggtttgttttttttgctttttgttttgttctttcttcctACCTTACAATTGGCCTTTGGGGGGAGGgactaaatatataaatacacagtaaaagcaATTAATCTGTGTCAGCTTATTGGAGTCTATGCGTTTGATGGCTATTTGTGACCATTAAATGTGCTTGAGTAAATGAACAACACTTTTAGCTCTCATTGAAACTCtttgagagaagccaaaaaCGTTTATacgaaggaaaaaaaactgtctgcGCACTCTATTCAACAGCTACCATTACTGGAGAAATTCTCAGGTTTTTTTGGTAAGCAGCAGTGATTCAGTACTCTTATATcgcttttccattagtacctactcgggTGAGTCAGGTCGCACGACGCGGTTTTTCATTAGGTGATGGTACCTGGTACCTTTTAGCACCTACTCAACTGGGGTTCCAAGAGATCCCAGGTAATCCAAAATGCGACGTCAAGAGATCGCATGCCACCGATTGGGTAGTCAGTGGCGTCACTCTACGACTCATGAGAGCGTCTCCATCGTGAAAACCAAAACAGACATTATTGAAACCCAGCAACGAGCAACATGgctacaaaaaacccccaaaaagtcAGAGTCTTGACGCTCGCTTTTGTTGTAGCGCTCGTGTCGCATGCAAATGATGTCACGGGATGTTTGGCTGCGTTGCTATAATGACCCCACAAACATTAGGTGGTACTCGAATTGAATGGAAATCGAATACAGGCTAAGTGGTACCGTCTAGAGATGTGTGGAGCCGATCTGAGTAGGGACTAATGGAAAAAGGGCTTCAGACATTCATTTTTGTTGCTCCAAAATCgtaataatgaaaaacaaaactcaccTTTTAGCCCGAGGGTTTGTAACTGGAAAAGCCTTCCAAGTTCGTAAGGCAGAACTCGTAAAAGATTATTGTTTAAAAGCAATTCCCTGCAAGAAACGagacaaaaacagtgttttttctAACAGTTTGGTGATTCCTCATCATTGATGTATTTCTACTGGCATCAAAGCGTCGTCCACCACACATTCTTTTGTTGTCACATCTTCAGTCTCTGCTtgacagctttgtttttgtttgcgaGATGCTTTTATCACTCCCTCTCTTCATAATGTTCcctgtgtttttaaacattGTGTTTATCATGATCGCTTCTCTTCATTGCTTTGAGATGGCTCTACGTGCCATCCCTTCAGTGACTCTGAAGAATTCTTCGTTTTCAAGGCTAAATACGCACGTCTCCTTAAGTGAAGTTAGAAATACCAGCAGACAGCCTACCTGAGAGAGACCATGTTGCCCAGTTCGGCGGGCAGACTGCGGAGTTTATTGGACGACAGGTTCAGGTAGACCAGGTTGGGCAGCTTGGCGATGTCTGGCGGGATGCGGGTCAGGTTATTGTCATTGATGTGCAGCGCCGTGAGGTGGGTGAGTGTCCACAATGAGCTGCTCAGGCTCCTCACCCGCCCTGCATCCAAACACAGACATCAAGTCGAACATAAGAACAAAAGCACAATGTGGATGAGATGAGAAAAGTTAACTCTCGCGGATTAAAACACAGTATTTTGGCTCTGTCATGAGCTgagatttaaaatgtttccaaCATTTTCAATGCTTCCTTCCTTTAGGAATAGTTTTAGATCTGAGCTTCAAggcctcattttatttttaatggaagCGGGCCCAGAGGGAGTGAGTGAGACTGACCAGATATCTCGAGCTCGGACCAGTGAGACTTCTTCCCACTTGCCGCCTCGTCGGCTGGCATGATGGTGTAACATCTGCGGGGATCTGGAGGATCATATTTTTCCTTTGGCATGCCTGTTAATCTGAAAGACACAGCAAGAACACGGCAGAGATGTGCTTTAACGTTCTGCACTACAAAGAGCAGGACAACGCTACCGacgaataacaataataatattatttgattttagaaaacaaattcaaagaaattattttataaatactAAAAAGGACTCAAGAAAAACCACCTCCAGTTACAATAACACGATGATAAAATTGCCACTAAtaatgattattaaaaaaaaaaaagatataaaaaaaaaaaactcagaatATATTTATAATCAAAACATTAGAACTGCATTTacattaataaatatatttaatagtattaaaatgttttaaatggataaataaaaaaatgataataat
This genomic stretch from Astatotilapia calliptera chromosome 12, fAstCal1.2, whole genome shotgun sequence harbors:
- the cnot6l gene encoding CCR4-NOT transcription complex subunit 6-like, translated to MPKEKYDPPDPRRCYTIMPADEAASGKKSHWSELEISGRVRSLSSSLWTLTHLTALHINDNNLTRIPPDIAKLPNLVYLNLSSNKLRSLPAELGNMVSLRELLLNNNLLRVLPYELGRLFQLQTLGLKGNPLSQDILNLYQEPDGTRKLLNYMLDNLAVHPEQLPQRPWITLKERDQMIPTAVFTVMCYNVLCDKYATRQLYGYCPSWALNWEYRKKGIMEEITSGDADIISLQEVETEQYYMLFLETLKERGYDGYFCPKSRAKLVSEQERKHVDGCAVFFKTEKFTLIQKHTVEFNQVAMANSEGSEVMLNRVMTKDNIGVAVLLEVNKDMFSGGMKPPQERQLILVANAHMHWDPEYSDVKLIQTMMFLSELKSIAERASGSVATGSPTSDPSSIPIVLCADLNSLPDSGVVEYLSDGGVAENHKDFKELRYSECLTNFNCNGKNGNSDGSITHSFQLKSAYDSNLMPYTNYTYDFKGVIDYIFFSKTHMSVLGMLGPLDSQWLIDNNITGCPHPHIPSDHFSLLAQLELHPPLPHPLNPLNGLHLPVHR